The following are encoded in a window of Bradyrhizobium guangdongense genomic DNA:
- a CDS encoding proton-translocating transhydrogenase family protein gives MEHAAQVVDPFIFRLSIFVLAVFVGYFVVWSVTPALHTPLMSVTNAISSVIVVGALLAGGVANVSSGSGWARAFGFVALIFACINIFGGFLVTQRMLAMYKKKSK, from the coding sequence ATGGAGCATGCTGCACAGGTCGTCGACCCCTTCATCTTCCGGCTGTCGATTTTCGTCCTCGCCGTCTTCGTCGGCTATTTCGTGGTGTGGTCGGTGACCCCGGCGCTGCACACGCCGCTGATGAGCGTCACCAATGCGATCTCCTCGGTGATCGTGGTCGGCGCGCTGCTTGCCGGCGGCGTCGCCAACGTCTCGAGCGGTTCGGGATGGGCGCGCGCCTTCGGTTTCGTCGCGCTGATTTTTGCCTGCATCAACATCTTCGGCGGCTTCCTTGTCACCCAGCGCATGCTGGCGATGTACAAGAAGAAGTCGAAGTGA
- a CDS encoding type II toxin-antitoxin system death-on-curing family toxin, with protein sequence MSDPQEPLWITYEQAVAIHSRQLRRFGGAAGLRDEDMLRSALERPIHEWRYEQATMDELAGAYAFGLAKNHAFVDGNKRLSFMAMMVFLRKNAVAFSPDPAEATTIILSLAAGEVSEPNLVRWIRDNLDSK encoded by the coding sequence ATGAGCGATCCCCAGGAGCCGCTGTGGATCACCTACGAGCAGGCGGTCGCAATCCACAGCCGACAGCTTCGGCGCTTTGGCGGCGCGGCAGGGCTGCGAGACGAAGACATGCTGCGCTCGGCCCTCGAGCGGCCGATCCATGAATGGCGCTATGAACAAGCGACGATGGACGAACTCGCTGGAGCATATGCATTCGGCTTGGCAAAAAACCATGCATTCGTCGACGGAAACAAGCGCCTCTCGTTTATGGCGATGATGGTCTTTCTGCGCAAGAATGCCGTGGCCTTCAGTCCCGATCCCGCGGAAGCGACAACCATCATCCTTTCCCTCGCCGCCGGCGAAGTCAGCGAGCCGAACCTCGTCCGCTGGATCCGCGATAATCTGGATTCCAAATGA
- a CDS encoding tetratricopeptide repeat protein, whose translation MTSPFPEPGLVRWRRIWRQPLALAVMGIALCGCSFDLGSLMPEKEKPQEAPKAAAAPDSAVSAANVTEAQAHTAKAQGLAKSGETQAALDEFNRAVALDPYNAQALYGRALLYQGNNQHDFAIADFGAASGLNPQKAEPLLGRAVSYLAIGKVKEAAADLDEASEADPHNAQVWTTRGQAYERLGDKTKAAASYGKALALRPRDDAARSGLARVGG comes from the coding sequence ATGACCTCCCCTTTCCCCGAGCCCGGCTTGGTGCGGTGGCGCCGGATCTGGCGTCAGCCGCTCGCGCTGGCCGTGATGGGGATCGCGTTGTGCGGCTGCTCCTTCGATCTGGGCTCGCTGATGCCGGAGAAGGAAAAGCCGCAAGAGGCGCCCAAGGCGGCGGCTGCGCCGGATAGCGCAGTCAGCGCCGCCAACGTCACCGAGGCCCAGGCCCACACGGCAAAAGCGCAAGGCCTGGCGAAGTCAGGCGAGACCCAGGCCGCGCTGGACGAGTTCAATCGCGCCGTCGCGCTCGATCCCTATAATGCCCAGGCGCTCTACGGCCGCGCCCTGCTCTACCAGGGCAACAACCAGCACGACTTCGCGATCGCCGATTTCGGTGCCGCCAGCGGCCTCAATCCGCAGAAGGCTGAACCGCTGCTCGGCCGTGCCGTCAGCTATCTCGCCATTGGCAAGGTCAAAGAGGCCGCGGCCGATCTCGACGAGGCTTCCGAAGCCGATCCGCACAACGCTCAGGTCTGGACGACACGGGGACAGGCCTATGAACGGCTGGGCGACAAGACCAAGGCGGCGGCCTCCTACGGCAAGGCCCTCGCATTGCGCCCACGCGATGACGCCGCCCGCAGCGGCCTTGCCCGCGTCGGCGGCTGA
- a CDS encoding Re/Si-specific NAD(P)(+) transhydrogenase subunit alpha produces the protein MKIAVAKEIDPSEPRVAASPDTVKKFKALGAEIAVEPGAGIKSGLPDSEFTAVGATVSADALKDADIIIKVKRPEASELSQYKRGALVIAIMDPYGNEAALKAMADAGVSAFAMELMPRITRAQVMDVLSSQANLAGYRAVIEGAEAFGRAFPMMMTAAGTVPAAKVFVMGVGVAGLQAIATARRLGAVVTATDVRPATKEQVESLGAKFLAVEDEEFKNAQTAGGYAKEMSKEYQAKQAALTAEHIKKQDIVITTALIPGRPAPKLVSAEMVKSMKPGSVLVDLAVERGGNVEGAKAGEVVDLDGIKIVGYTNVAGRVAASASSLYARNLFSFIETMVDKKEKKLAVNWDDELVKATALTRDGAVIHPNFQPKA, from the coding sequence ATGAAGATCGCCGTTGCCAAGGAAATCGATCCGTCGGAGCCGCGGGTCGCGGCTTCGCCCGATACGGTGAAGAAGTTTAAGGCGCTCGGGGCCGAGATCGCCGTCGAGCCCGGCGCAGGCATCAAGTCGGGTCTGCCGGATTCCGAATTCACCGCCGTGGGCGCCACCGTCAGCGCCGATGCGCTCAAAGATGCCGACATCATCATCAAGGTGAAGCGTCCCGAGGCCTCCGAGCTCTCGCAGTACAAGCGCGGCGCGCTCGTCATCGCCATCATGGATCCCTACGGCAACGAGGCTGCGCTGAAGGCGATGGCCGATGCCGGCGTCTCCGCCTTCGCGATGGAATTGATGCCGCGCATCACCCGTGCGCAGGTGATGGACGTGCTGTCTTCGCAGGCCAATCTCGCCGGCTACCGCGCCGTGATCGAGGGCGCCGAGGCCTTCGGCCGCGCCTTTCCGATGATGATGACCGCCGCCGGTACGGTTCCGGCCGCAAAAGTATTCGTGATGGGCGTCGGCGTTGCCGGCCTGCAGGCGATCGCGACCGCGCGCCGCCTCGGCGCCGTCGTCACCGCGACCGACGTTCGCCCTGCCACCAAGGAGCAGGTGGAATCGCTCGGTGCGAAATTCCTCGCCGTCGAGGACGAGGAGTTCAAGAACGCCCAGACGGCCGGCGGCTATGCCAAGGAGATGTCGAAAGAGTACCAGGCCAAGCAGGCCGCACTCACCGCCGAGCACATCAAGAAGCAGGACATCGTGATCACCACCGCGCTGATCCCGGGCCGTCCGGCGCCGAAGCTCGTCAGTGCCGAGATGGTCAAGTCGATGAAGCCGGGCTCGGTGCTCGTCGATCTCGCCGTCGAGCGCGGCGGCAATGTCGAGGGTGCCAAAGCCGGCGAAGTCGTCGATCTCGATGGCATCAAGATCGTCGGCTACACCAATGTCGCGGGCCGCGTCGCGGCGTCGGCCTCCAGCCTGTACGCACGCAATCTGTTCTCCTTCATCGAGACCATGGTCGACAAGAAAGAGAAGAAGCTCGCCGTCAACTGGGACGACGAACTCGTCAAGGCCACCGCGCTGACCAGGGACGGCGCGGTCATCCATCCGAACTTCCAGCCGAAGGCGTAA
- a CDS encoding NAD(P)(+) transhydrogenase (Re/Si-specific) subunit beta, whose protein sequence is MSANLSAFLYLVAGVLFILSLRGLSSPASSRQGNLLGMIGMAIAVATTLANHPPADGLAWVLVIVGIAIGAAIGAVIARRVPMTSMPELVAAFHSLVGMAAVLVAAGAFYAPEAFDIGTPGNIHTQSLVEMSLGVAIGALTFTGSVIAFLKLSARMSGAPIILPARHVINVVLAVALVACIVGLVITGSPVFFWLNVILALALGVLMIIPIGGADMPVVISMLNSYSGWAAAGIGFTLGNSALIITGALVGSSGAILSYIMCHAMNRSFISVILGGFGGETAAAGGGAGGEQKPAKLGSADDAAFIMKNASKVIIVPGYGMAVAQAQHALREMADMLKKEGVEVKYAIHPVAGRMPGHMNVLLAEANVPYDEVFELEDINSEFAQADIAFVIGANDVTNPAAEEDKTSPIYGMPVLQVWKAGTVMFIKRSLASGYAGIDNPLFYRDNTMMLLGDAKKVTENIVKAM, encoded by the coding sequence ATGAGCGCTAATCTCTCTGCATTCTTGTATCTCGTGGCGGGGGTGCTGTTCATCCTGTCGCTGCGCGGACTCTCGAGCCCGGCGTCGTCGCGCCAGGGCAATCTGCTCGGCATGATCGGCATGGCGATTGCCGTCGCCACCACGCTGGCCAACCATCCGCCTGCGGACGGTCTCGCCTGGGTGCTGGTGATTGTCGGCATCGCCATTGGCGCTGCGATCGGTGCGGTCATCGCCCGCCGCGTGCCGATGACCTCGATGCCGGAACTCGTCGCCGCCTTCCACTCGCTGGTCGGCATGGCCGCGGTGCTCGTTGCGGCGGGCGCATTCTACGCGCCCGAAGCCTTCGACATTGGCACTCCAGGCAACATCCACACCCAGAGCCTGGTCGAAATGTCGCTCGGCGTCGCCATCGGCGCGCTGACCTTCACCGGCTCGGTGATCGCGTTCCTGAAACTCTCCGCACGCATGAGCGGTGCTCCGATCATCTTGCCGGCTCGCCACGTGATCAACGTCGTGCTCGCGGTGGCGCTGGTCGCCTGTATCGTCGGCCTCGTCATCACCGGCAGCCCGGTGTTCTTCTGGCTCAACGTCATCCTGGCGCTGGCCCTCGGCGTGCTCATGATCATCCCGATCGGCGGCGCCGACATGCCGGTCGTGATCTCGATGCTGAACTCCTATTCGGGGTGGGCTGCGGCCGGCATCGGCTTCACGCTCGGCAACTCGGCGCTGATCATCACCGGCGCGCTGGTCGGCTCGTCGGGCGCGATCCTGTCCTACATCATGTGCCACGCGATGAACCGGTCCTTCATCTCGGTCATCCTCGGCGGCTTCGGCGGCGAGACCGCGGCGGCCGGCGGCGGAGCAGGTGGCGAGCAGAAGCCCGCCAAGCTCGGCTCGGCGGACGATGCCGCCTTCATCATGAAGAACGCCTCCAAGGTCATCATCGTGCCCGGCTACGGTATGGCGGTGGCGCAGGCCCAGCACGCGTTGCGCGAGATGGCCGACATGCTGAAGAAGGAAGGCGTCGAGGTGAAGTACGCCATTCACCCGGTCGCGGGCCGCATGCCCGGCCACATGAACGTGCTGCTCGCCGAAGCCAACGTGCCCTATGACGAGGTGTTCGAGCTCGAGGACATCAATTCCGAGTTCGCCCAGGCCGACATCGCCTTCGTGATCGGCGCCAACGACGTCACCAACCCGGCCGCCGAAGAGGACAAGACCTCGCCGATTTACGGCATGCCCGTCCTCCAGGTCTGGAAGGCCGGCACGGTGATGTTCATCAAGCGGTCGCTGGCGTCGGGTTACGCGGGCATCGACAACCCGCTGTTCTACCGCGACAACACCATGATGCTGCTCGGCGACGCCAAGAAGGTCACCGAGAACATCGTCAAGGCGATGTAG
- a CDS encoding calcium:proton antiporter — translation MSAHGPMPRSSWIFPALAVLLFLIVAVSGYSFTLSAGGGLFAIVLLVILFGTVFAAVHHSEVIAERIGEPFGTLLLTLAVTIIEVALITTIMLGDKPAPTLARDTVFAVVMIVCNGLVGLCVFIGGLRYREQGFQVSGANVYLSVLIALATLTLIMPNYTLSTPGPVYSTLQLGFVDLVTIVLYGVFLYTQMVLHKDYFVHERAEGESGGIHLSGMMLALSIALLLISLLAVVLLAKKFSLVVDAVADRIGAPPAFAGLLVALLILMPEGVSAITAARKNDLQKSINLALGSSLATIGLTIPAVGLATYVIDQPLVLGLNPQNTALLILTFLLSMLTFGTGRTNVLFGLVHMVVFAVYTFMVFVP, via the coding sequence ATGAGTGCGCACGGACCGATGCCGCGGTCGTCCTGGATCTTTCCTGCCCTGGCGGTGCTGCTGTTCCTGATCGTCGCGGTGAGCGGCTACAGCTTCACCCTGTCGGCCGGCGGGGGCCTGTTCGCCATCGTCCTGCTGGTGATCCTGTTCGGCACCGTGTTCGCGGCCGTGCATCATTCCGAGGTGATCGCGGAGCGGATCGGCGAGCCTTTCGGCACGCTGCTGCTCACGCTCGCGGTGACCATCATCGAGGTCGCGCTGATCACCACGATCATGCTGGGCGACAAGCCCGCGCCGACGCTTGCGCGCGACACGGTCTTCGCGGTGGTGATGATCGTCTGCAACGGCCTCGTCGGCCTCTGCGTCTTCATCGGCGGACTCCGCTACCGCGAGCAGGGTTTTCAGGTCTCGGGCGCCAACGTCTATCTCAGCGTGCTGATTGCGCTCGCGACGCTGACGCTGATCATGCCCAACTACACGCTGTCGACGCCGGGGCCGGTCTATTCGACGCTCCAGCTCGGCTTTGTCGACCTCGTGACCATCGTGCTCTATGGCGTGTTCCTCTACACCCAGATGGTCCTGCACAAGGACTATTTCGTTCATGAGCGGGCGGAGGGCGAGAGCGGCGGAATCCATCTGTCGGGCATGATGCTCGCGCTGAGCATCGCGCTGCTCCTGATCTCGCTCCTGGCCGTCGTCCTCCTCGCCAAGAAGTTCTCGCTGGTGGTGGACGCCGTCGCCGACAGGATCGGCGCCCCTCCGGCGTTCGCTGGCCTCCTGGTCGCGCTCCTGATCCTGATGCCGGAGGGCGTTTCCGCGATCACGGCGGCCCGCAAGAACGACCTCCAGAAGAGCATCAACCTGGCGCTGGGGTCCTCGCTGGCCACCATCGGCCTGACCATCCCGGCGGTCGGGCTCGCCACCTATGTGATCGACCAGCCGCTGGTGCTGGGCCTCAATCCCCAGAACACGGCGCTTCTGATCCTGACATTCTTGCTGAGCATGCTGACCTTCGGCACGGGCAGGACGAACGTGCTGTTCGGACTGGTTCATATGGTGGTATTTGCCGTCTACACGTTCATGGTGTTCGTGCCCTGA
- the rpsU gene encoding 30S ribosomal protein S21, with translation MQVLVRDNNVDQALKALKKKMQREGIFREMKLRGHYEKPSEKKAREKAEAVRRARKLARKKLQREGLLPMKPKPVFGAGPGGERGGRGGPGAGPRGPR, from the coding sequence GTGCAGGTTCTCGTTCGCGATAACAATGTCGACCAAGCCCTCAAGGCGCTGAAGAAGAAGATGCAGCGCGAGGGCATTTTCCGCGAGATGAAGCTCCGCGGTCACTACGAGAAGCCCTCCGAGAAGAAGGCCCGCGAAAAGGCCGAAGCCGTGCGCCGCGCGCGCAAGCTGGCCCGCAAGAAGCTGCAGCGCGAAGGCCTGCTGCCGATGAAGCCGAAGCCGGTGTTCGGCGCTGGCCCCGGTGGCGAGCGTGGCGGCCGCGGCGGCCCGGGTGCTGGTCCGCGCGGACCGCGCTGA
- a CDS encoding aa3-type cytochrome c oxidase subunit IV, whose amino-acid sequence MADHSEVAYSTADGNDYVAHEQTYEGFIKLVKYGTASVALIVILMAIFLT is encoded by the coding sequence ATGGCAGATCATAGCGAAGTTGCGTACAGCACCGCCGATGGCAACGACTACGTTGCGCACGAGCAGACCTACGAAGGCTTCATCAAGCTGGTGAAGTACGGCACCGCGTCGGTCGCCCTGATTGTGATTCTGATGGCGATCTTCCTCACCTAA
- a CDS encoding alpha/beta hydrolase, giving the protein MTILKWIAIILAAGYCAGLVLLFAKQRSLLFPIPTTERTAPAAAGFPQAEEQVLTTSDGERVIVWHVPPKPGHAVVLYFHGNGDFLAGLAGRFKAITADGTGLVALSYRGYAGSSGAPSEDGLLRDGAAAYSFAAARYDPQRIVVWGFSLGTGVAVAVASEHPIGKLILEAPYTSIADVAAAHFRFVPVRFLIRDPLHSDRRIARVAVPLLIVHGAQDQTIPIASGEKLFALAHEPKQFVRIPAGGHDDLGNFGMVEIARGFINGP; this is encoded by the coding sequence ATGACAATCCTCAAATGGATCGCCATCATCCTCGCAGCCGGCTATTGCGCCGGGCTCGTCCTGCTGTTCGCAAAGCAGCGCAGCCTGCTGTTTCCGATCCCGACCACCGAGCGCACCGCGCCTGCCGCCGCAGGATTTCCGCAGGCCGAAGAGCAGGTCCTGACCACCTCCGATGGCGAGAGGGTCATCGTCTGGCATGTGCCGCCCAAGCCCGGCCATGCCGTGGTGCTGTACTTCCACGGCAACGGGGATTTTCTCGCGGGACTTGCCGGGCGTTTCAAGGCGATCACTGCCGACGGCACCGGCCTCGTGGCGCTGTCCTATCGCGGTTACGCGGGCTCCAGTGGCGCGCCGAGCGAAGACGGCCTGCTGCGTGACGGGGCGGCCGCGTATTCATTCGCGGCGGCGCGCTATGACCCCCAGCGCATCGTCGTGTGGGGATTTTCGCTCGGGACCGGCGTTGCCGTTGCCGTCGCGTCGGAGCATCCGATCGGCAAGCTGATCCTCGAGGCGCCCTACACGTCGATTGCGGACGTCGCGGCCGCGCATTTCCGCTTCGTTCCGGTCCGCTTCCTGATCCGCGATCCGCTCCACTCGGACCGGCGCATCGCGCGTGTCGCAGTGCCGCTCCTGATCGTGCATGGCGCGCAGGATCAGACCATCCCGATCGCATCAGGCGAGAAGCTGTTCGCGCTGGCGCACGAGCCGAAGCAGTTCGTTCGCATTCCTGCGGGCGGGCATGACGATCTCGGCAATTTCGGCATGGTCGAGATCGCGCGAGGTTTCATCAACGGACCCTGA